In Henckelia pumila isolate YLH828 unplaced genomic scaffold, ASM3356847v2 CTG_80:::fragment_1, whole genome shotgun sequence, one genomic interval encodes:
- the LOC140873746 gene encoding transcription factor bHLH157: MGTVQKIDSNAKETLQNLCCSNGWSYALFWGFDHTNSLLLTLKDAYYQEQMGAVIDNMLLQVHVLGGGVIGQAAFTKNDRWMFSEDHNEKQSSLGSFQNLEVFQDDSELYCQFSMGIETIALISVEPWGVVQFGSTRKILETKDFAEQVKGLFRVIGKKFQLAENEPASSKTQFRESTTQFISSLSHGISHTMNQNIPRDAFSEDFLGLNSSMVVSPQLDSLFLESGNNFNFPATKELSSNSDCSAVTSSWPHLTSKLSDNAAFSSLNANVNSASTSSLEQDFPEEFTHSRYSALLLDSSNCGTQRPSGLLTLEELFQENDFEEALSKSFPGDDLYQWFSPMTGQNNTSFPALLSSDLRGCNSPIDIPGKLVSNCLSSTTDTFRTDHVKEPQLDWSETLMPVVDCDDLNFGADNNNCVSQKCVQSDVGTISNSLFSKLGLDRILDGSASNSCIFSQSKFDIQSSSPAKRRKIESYMSGHDQVKYQDSPIFDEQRKSLNNAVSLKEPGLLIGNRCSLSSQNSSMSRSQDELKKTGKKKAKTGTKPRPKDRQMIQDRLVELRGLIPNGEKMSIDRLLERTIRHLNFMSGLIKHAETLKQIDKPKSGVVPKDNFNKCGGGGVTWACEVGEQMMVCPLKVEDLSTPGQMLIEIQCEEQGFFLEIADLIRGFGLVILKGVLKVVESNIWAHFIVEAEEKRHVTRHEVFSSLIQLLQMSCQGTVNANDSLGRVMSSGASLFNHHKPTVSYPVNLIG, encoded by the exons ATGGGTACAGTACAAAAGATTGATTCAAATGCAAAAGAGACATTACAGAATCTTTGTTGCAGTAATGGATGGAGTTATGCCCTTTTCTGGGGGTTTGATCACACAAATTCTTT GTTGTTGACATTAAAAGATGCATATTACCAGGAACAAATGGGAGCTGTGATTGATAATATGCTGCTACAAGTGCATGTTCTTGGAGGAGG GGTCATTGGTCAAGCAGCATTTACTAAAAACGATAGATGGATGTTTTCAGAAGATCACAATGAGAAGCAAAGTTCTTTAGGATCATTTCAAAATCTTGAGGTTTTTCAG GATGATTCTGAATTGTATTGCCAATTCTCCATGGGGATAGAG ACTATAGCTCTAATTTCAGTAGAACCATGGGGTGTTGTGCAATTTGGTTCCACTCGAAAG ATTCTTGAGACAAAAGACTTTGCAGAACAAGTGAAAGGACTTTTTAGAGTAATCGGTAAAAAATTCCAGTTGGCAGAAAATGAACCGGCATCTTCCAAAACTCAGTTCCGTGAGTCAACCACACAGTTTATATCATCGCTATCACACGGCATTTCACataccatgaatcaaaatattccaCGTGATGCATTCTCTGAAGATTTTCTGGGCTTGAATAGTTCGATGGTTGTCTCGCCTCAGCTGGATAGTCTCTTCTTAGAGTCTGGAAACAATTTTAATTTCCCAGCCACCAAAGAACTTAGCAGCAATAGTGATTGTTCGGCGGTAACTTCATCTTGGCCTCATTTGACATCCAAATTGAGTGACAATGCCGCTTTCTCAAGTTTAAACGCCAATGTCAACTCGGCTTCCACTTCATCACTAGAGCAAGATTTCCCCGAGGAATTTACCCACTCCCGATATTCTGCTTTGTTGCTTGATTCATCTAATTGTGGGACTCAAAGGCCATCTGGCCTGTTGACGTTGGAGGAGTTATTTCAAGAGAATGATTTTGAAGAGGCCCTCTCAAAATCTTTCCCAGGAGATGATCTTTATCAGTGGTTTTCTCCTATGACAGGCCAAAACAACACCTCATTCCCTGCTCTACTAAGTAGTGATCTGAGGGGATGCAATTCTCCCATTGATATCCCTGGAAAACTTGTTAGCAATTGTCTAAGTTCTACTACAGATACATTCAGAACGGACCATGTAAAAGAACCACAACTGGATTGGAGTGAAACTTTGATGCCGGTTGTGGATTGTGATGACTTGAATTTTGGTGCGGATAACAACAACTGCGTTTCTCAGAAATGCGTGCAGTCCGATGTTGGGACGATCTCTAATAGCTTGTTCTCAAAATTAGGCCTTGACCGCATTTTAGATGGTTCTGCTAGTAATTCTTGTAtattttcacaatcaaaatttgATATTCAGTCATCCTCTCCTGCTAAAAGAAGAAAAATTGAGAGCTATATGTCGGGCCATGACCAAGTTAAGTATCAAGACTCTCCTATCTTTGATGAACAGAGGAAATCACTTAATAATGCAGTCTCTTTGAAAGAACCAGGTTTGTTAATCGGTAACAGATGTAGCTTGAGTTCTCAAAACTCTAGTATGTCAAGGAGCCAAGATGAGCTGAAAAAAACTGGGAAGAAAAAGGCTAAAACTGGGACCAAACCGAGGCCAAAAGATCGTCAAATGATCCAAGACCGTCTTGTGGAGTTAAGGGGACTCATTCCTAATGGCGAAAAG ATGAGCATTGATCGTCTATTGGAACGAACCATAAGACATTTAAACTTCATGTCTGGTCTCATAAAGCATGCTGAAACTCTGAAACAAATTGACAAGCCAAAG AGTGGGGTTGTCCCAAAAGACAATTTCAATAAGTGTGGCGGAGGTGGAGTTACGTGGGCATGTGAAGTAGGCGAGCAAATGATGGTTTGTCCTCTGAAAGTTGAGGATCTTAGCACCCCTGGTCAAATGCTTATAGAG ATCCAATGTGAAGAACAAGGTTTCTTTTTGGAGATTGCAGATTTAATCCGAGGTTTTGGCTTGGTTATCCTCAAGGGAGTGCTAAAAGTTGTTGAATCTAATATTTGGGCTCACTTCATAGTGGAGGCTGAG GAAAAGCGGCATGTCACACGCCATGAAGTATTCTCCTCCCTCATTCAGCTTTTGCAGATGAGTTGCCAAGGTACAGTGAATGCAAATGACTCGCTCGGTAGAGTCATGAGCTCAGGCGCATCCTTGTTCAACCATCATAAACCGACTGTTTCGTATCCTGTCAACTTAATCGGATGA
- the LOC140873745 gene encoding uncharacterized protein, whose translation MTDTIITSTSLQSTQFTANSRIICRVCEKQFTQYTCPRCNIRYCSVQCYKSHNLRCTESFMKENVVQELQQLQPDEASKKKMLDVLKRFHEEAETSGMDSDELDSFLSEETIQKILSGGRLGYDDLSTEEKKHFHRAIDSGELSKMIEPWNPWWLKPSAKYISLSLDGTPLVRPVVKQDLMESSEDDANADQWHDIPSGPETPIPPLNQLTTTEPSPLLTVHAVDIIYSYCFTLRLYNGDWKSDAFESATTLLTVSSVLGQLAHPETVFEALLHCLERTCSSTYKHMGGLPFGLMLLDDVTSILYLGGAALVCLLCDLQKMIQAAEKQLKSEKMNKAKRAELKTKFKHVERKVYFILSWVHEQPAEAWSICASVVDAEKSSVMECVDGKRCTAKMKGEVGRNGKPLIKEVQSCHD comes from the exons ATGACGGACACTATTATCACCTCAACAAGCCTTCAATCAACGCAATTCACCGCTAACTCCCGAATAATCTGCCGCGT GTGTGAAAAGCAATTTACTCAATATACATGCCCTCGGTGCAATATTCGGTATTGCTCTGTGCAATGTTACAAG TCCCATAATCTTCGTTGTACCGAATCTTTTATGAAAGAAAATGTTGTTCAAGAACTGCAACAACTGCAACCTGATGAAGCAAGCAAAAAGAAAATGTTGGACGTACTTAAACGGTTCCATGAGGAAGCGGAAACAAGTGGCATGGATAGCGATG AGTTGGATTCATTTTTATCAGAGGAGACTATCCAAAAGATTCTTTCTG GAGGCCGATTAGGGTACGATGATTTATCTACTGAAGAAAAGAAACATTTCCATCGAGCAATTGACTCGGGAGAGCTGAGCAAGATGATTGAACCATGGAATCCTTGGTGGTTAAAGCCTTCTGCCAAATATATATCACTTAGCTTGGATGGGACCCCATTAGTCAGGCCTGTTGTGAAACAAGATTTGATGGAATCTTCTGAAGATGATGCCAATGCTGATCAATGGCACGACATCCCTTCTGGACCTGAAACTCCTATTCCTCCTCTGAACCAACTCACTACTACTGAGCCATCTCCACTTTTAACAGTGCATGCTGTTGACATTATATATAGTTACTGTTTCACACTTCGTCTTTACAATGGGGATTGGAAATCCGATGCCTTTGAATCAGCGACAACTCTATTGACGGTATCTTCTGTATTGGGTCAACTTGCGCACCCAGAGACCGTCTTTGAAGCTTTGTTGCATTGCTTGGAGCGAACATGCTCTTCCACTTACAAGCACATGGGTGGTCTGCCGTTTGGGTTGATGCTTTTGGATGATGTAACTAGCATACTTTATCTGGGAGGTGCAGCTCTGGTCTGCTTGCTGTGTGACTTGCAGAAGATGATTCAAGCTGCCGAGAAACAGCTCAAGTCAGAGAAAATGAACAAGGCGAAAAGGGCTGAACTGAAGACCAAGTTTAAGCACGTGGAACGGAAAGTTTACTTCATTTTGAGTTGGGTTCACGAGCAACCAGCTGAGGCGTGGTCCATCTGTGCCAGTGTTGTGGATGCTGAGAAGTCTTCTGTTATGGAATGTGTGGATGGTAAAAGATGCACCGCGAAAATGAAGGGTGAAGTGGGACGAAACGGGAAACCATTGATCAAGGAGGTCCAGAGCTGCCATGACTGA
- the LOC140873652 gene encoding plant UBX domain-containing protein 10: MGDVSDKLAYFQAITGIDDTDLCTEILTAHGWDLELAVSSITATDDYRPFAPDATDTAAATTTTADRESQDTGLVLPPSGNNNQPPGLAWKLITLPFSIVSSSLGLISGAIGFGMWAAGGVLSYSLGMIGLHGPARVGTTPPVSMSQSAAEAMEFVSRFERDYGSARPNFLADSFMDALQRSRQEYKLLFVYLHSPDHQDTPVFCENTLCNDVFVAFVNENFVAWGGSVKGSEGFKMSNSLKASRFPFCAVVMAATNQRIALLQQIEGPKSPEEMVTALQRVLEESAPVLVSARLEAEERRNNTRLRQEQDAAYQAALEADQARERQRKEEQERLQHEAAEAERKRKEEELARAKALQEAAEREAALAKMREEKSLALGAEPEKGPGVTQVLVRFPSGERKDRRFHSTSTIQSLYDYVDSLGCLEVYSYSLVSNFPRTVYGPDKLALSLKEAGLHPQASLFVELN, translated from the exons ATGGGGGATGTTTCCGATAAACTGGCGTATTTTCAGGCAATCACCGGCATCGATGATACCGATTTGTGCACTGAAATCCTTACGGCTCATGGCTGGGACCTTGAATTAGCCGTTTCCTCCATCACCGCCACAGACGACTACCGTCCCTTCGCCCCTGACGCCACCGACACTGCTGCCGCTACTACCACAACGGCGGATCGAGAGTCCCAGGATACAGGCTTAGTACTTCCACCCAGCGGCAATAACAATCAACCCCCTGGCCTCGCTTGGAAATTGATCACGCTCCCTTTTTCCATCGTGTCCAGTAGCCTTGGGTTGATATCTGGCGCAATTGGCTTCGGTATGTGGGCAGCAGGTGGTGTTTTGTCTTACTCACTCGGTATGATCGGCCTCCACGGCCCTGCGCGGGTGGGAACCACTCCTCCGGTTTCGATGTCTCAGTCTGCAGCTGAGGCCATGGAATTTGTGTCGAGATTTGAAAGGGATTATGGGAGTGCGCGTCCCAATTTCTTGGCCGACAGTTTCATGGACGCATTGCAAAGGTCTAGGCAGGAATATAAGCTATTGTTTGTGTACTTGCACTCGCCAGACCACCAAGACACGCCAGTTTTCTGTGAGAATACTCTGTGCAATGATGTATTTGTGGCGTTTGTGAATGAGAATTTTGTGGCGTGGGGTGGGAGTGTTAAGGGCAGTGAAGGGTTCAAGATGAGCAATAGTCTGAAGGCATCCAGGTTTCCCTTTTGCGCTGTGGTTATGGCTGCAACAAATCAGAGGATTGCATTGCTGCAGCAG ATCGAGGGGCCTAAATCTCCTGAAGAAATGGTGACAGCATTGCAGAGAGTGCTCGAAGAAAGCGCTCCTGTTCTTGTTTCGGCCAGGCTTGAAGCCGAAGAAAGAAGAAACAATACGCGTCTAAGACAGGAACAGGATGCCGCTTATCAAGCAGCACTCGAGGCTGATCAA GCTAGGGAGCGCCAGAGGAAAGAGGAGCAAGAAAGACTGCAACATGAAGCTGCTGAAGCTGAGAGGAAAAGGAAGGAGGAAGAGTTAGCTCGTGCAAAAGCATTGCAGGAAGCTGCTGAGAGAGAAGCTGCACTAGCTAAGATGCGGGAGGAGAAATCTTTAGCACTAGGTGCAGAACCAGAGAAAGGACCTGGTGTTACTCAA GTTTTGGTACGCTTTCCTTCAGGAGAGCGAAAAGATAGGAGGTTTCATTCCACGTCAACTATACAGTCTCTGTATGACTATGTTGATTCTTTAGGCTGTTTGGAAGTTTACAGCTACAGTCTCGTCTCCAACTTTCCTCGCACTGTTTACGGGCCGGATAAACTTGCTTTATCACTGAAAGAAGCAGGATTACATCCTCAGGCGAGTCTTTTTGTGGAGTTGAACTAA
- the LOC140873686 gene encoding probable methyltransferase At1g29790, whose product MVKSNWFPTCRLGRIMGWIQVVLGGLVIIVSLSTLAKLYSAGLFLHSDNNICPNLYDVKHVVLQEIDFRALAARVDEVLHKMESLQENLESAVHRMDNNNKAGSISRLEYKELLEDEVIRPIYRAYIALRQIRLPKIQGGENITIKEDPLINTFVVEEIRKYITPKGNRVGNINIYGSEKVYNTIGHACVRMKKELEEYMDYDVGSYCKDDWNLAQKLMVHGCDPLPRRRCLTRASKLYLRPYSINESLWRIPEGRNVRWSNYQCRNFDCLSGKNPKRGYSKCTGCFEMDKEKLKWITNTTLPIDFLIQDVLSIKPGEIRIGLDFGIGTGTFAARMREQNVTIVSTAINLGAPFSETIALRGLIPLYLTLNQRLPFFDNTMDLIHTAGFMDGWLDLQLLDFILFDWDRVLRPGGLLWIDRFFCKRKDLDEYMYMFLQFRYRKHKWSIAPKSKDEVFLSALLEKPPRSL is encoded by the coding sequence ATGGTGAAGTCTAATTGGTTTCCTACGTGTAGACTAGGAAGAATAATGGGTTGGATTCAAGTTGTGCTAGGGGGTCTTGTTATAATTGTGAGCTTATCGACACTAGCTAAGCTTTACTCTGCGGGGCTTTTCTTACACAGTGACAACAATATTTGTCCCAATCTCTACGATGTTAAGCATGTGGTGCTTCAAGAAATCGACTTCAGAGCTCTAGCAGCTCGAGTAGATGAAGTGCTACACAAGATGGAGAGCCTCCAAGAGAATCTCGAATCCGCCGTGCATCGAATGGATAACAACAACAAAGCTGGCAGCATTTCAAGATTGGAGTACAAGGAGTTGTTGGAGGATGAGGTGATCAGGCCAATCTATAGAGCCTACATTGCTCTCAGGCAAATTCGTCTCCCTAAAATCCAAGGGGGCGAAAACATCACCATAAAAGAGGATCCTTTGATCAATACTTTCGTGGTGGAGGAGATTCGGAAGTACATAACACCAAAGGGAAACAGGGTGGGCAATATCAACATATATGGATCCGAGAAGGTGTACAACACGATCGGGCACGCGTGCGTGCGTATGAAGAAAGAATTGGAAGAGTATATGGATTATGATGTTGGATCGTATTGTAAGGATGATTGGAACTTGGCTCAAAAGCTAATGGTTCATGGGTGCGATCCATTGCCACGAAGACGGTGCTTGACACGAGCCTCTAAGCTATACTTGAGACCTTATTCGATCAACGAGTCCCTTTGGAGGATACCAGAGGGGAGAAATGTGCGGTGGAGTAATTATCAGTGCAGAAACTTCGACTGCTTATCTGGCAAGAATCCGAAACGAGGCTATTCAAAGTGCACCGGATGTTTCGAAATGGACAAGGAAAAGCTAAAGTGGATTACAAACACCACCCTTCCTATAGATTTCTTGATCCAAGATGTTTTGTCGATCAAACCGGGGGAGATAAGGATCGGTTTGGATTTCGGTATAGGCACGGGGACATTTGCGGCACGAATGAGAGAGCAAAACGTGACCATAGTTTCGACTGCCATAAACTTAGGAGCCCCTTTCAGTGAAACCATTGCTTTAAGAGGCTTGATCCCTTTGTATTTGACGTTGAACCAACGCTTACCGTTCTTCGATAACACCATGGACTTGATTCACACAGCAGGCTTTATGGATGGATGGCTCGACTTGCAGCTGTTGGATTTCATCTTGTTCGATTGGGATCGTGTTTTGAGGCCTGGTGGATTGCTATGGATCGATAGGTTCTTCTGTAAAAGGAAAGACTTGGATGAATACATGTATATGTTCTTGCAGTTTAGATATAGGAAACACAAGTGGTCTATTGCTCCTAAATCCAAGGATGAAGTTTTTCTTTCAGCTTTGCTGGAGAAGCCTCCTAGATCACTATAA